In a genomic window of Thalassotalea piscium:
- a CDS encoding IS256 family transposase, with protein sequence MNKKELEAFAKEAAKSIKSEADLTDFRKMLTKVTVEAALNAELDEHLGYSRHEKSTQDNYRNGYSSKTIRTEDGEVDLDAPRDRNSSFEPQLVKKNQTRFTSMDDKILYLYSKGMTTRDIVATFKEMYDADVSPALISRVTNAVIEQVVEWQARPLDAVYPIVYLDCLVVKIRQDKQVINKAVYLALGVNIEGHKELLGMWISENEGAKFWLNVLTELQNRGVKDILIACVDGLKGFPDAINTVYPDTQIQLCIVHMVRNSLKFVPWKDYKAITSDLKRIYQSITEDEALLALEQFEQRWDGKYPNISRSWRNNWQNVSTLFNYPEDIRKAIYTTNAIESLNSVIRKAIKKRKLFPHDDSAKKVIYLAIEQASKKWTMPIRNWKTALNRFMIEFEDRLKDVI encoded by the coding sequence ATGAATAAGAAAGAACTAGAAGCGTTTGCTAAAGAGGCAGCCAAATCAATCAAGTCCGAAGCTGACTTAACTGATTTTCGCAAAATGTTAACCAAGGTCACCGTTGAAGCGGCACTTAATGCCGAGCTTGACGAACACCTTGGCTACTCTCGTCATGAAAAATCCACTCAAGATAATTACCGTAATGGTTATTCATCGAAAACAATTCGCACTGAAGATGGTGAAGTCGACCTAGATGCCCCTCGCGATAGGAACTCCAGCTTTGAGCCTCAGCTCGTTAAGAAAAATCAAACGCGTTTTACCTCAATGGACGACAAGATTTTATATCTGTACTCCAAGGGCATGACAACCCGAGATATCGTTGCTACCTTCAAAGAAATGTATGATGCGGATGTTTCTCCAGCACTTATTTCACGTGTGACTAACGCCGTTATTGAGCAAGTCGTGGAATGGCAAGCGAGGCCGCTTGATGCGGTTTACCCCATTGTTTACTTAGACTGCTTAGTGGTCAAAATTAGGCAGGATAAACAGGTTATCAATAAAGCTGTTTACCTTGCGCTTGGCGTTAATATTGAAGGCCATAAAGAGTTGCTCGGCATGTGGATATCGGAAAATGAAGGGGCTAAGTTTTGGTTGAACGTGTTAACTGAACTTCAAAATCGAGGCGTGAAAGATATCCTTATTGCTTGTGTCGATGGCCTTAAGGGCTTCCCTGATGCAATCAATACAGTTTATCCTGATACGCAAATACAGCTGTGTATTGTGCATATGGTGCGTAATTCGTTGAAGTTTGTTCCATGGAAAGACTATAAAGCTATCACGAGTGATTTGAAGCGAATATACCAATCAATCACCGAAGATGAAGCGTTGCTAGCACTTGAACAATTCGAACAGCGCTGGGATGGCAAATACCCCAACATATCGCGCTCGTGGCGTAATAACTGGCAGAACGTGAGTACGTTGTTTAATTACCCGGAAGATATACGTAAAGCTATCTACACGACGAATGCGATTGAGTCGCTCAATAGTGTAATACGTAAGGCAATTAAAAAGCGTAAGCTTTTTCCACATGATGATTCAGCGAAAAAGGTCATCTACTTGGCAATAGAGCAGGCATCCAAAAAGTGGACAATGCCAATAAGAAATTGGAAAACGGCCTTGAATCGATTTATGATTGAATTCGAAGACCGTTTGAAAGATGTTATTTAA
- the rnk gene encoding nucleoside diphosphate kinase regulator produces MDQRPKIIISSLDAERLDAMIDAMGNQTFPGMDELLTELDRADIVAPEEMPPNIVTMNSTVKFKEISSGKEFALTLTYPQEKNPNNDPVVSILAPVGSALLGLKEGETIEWPKPGGGVLKVEILEIIYQPERAGEFRR; encoded by the coding sequence ATGGATCAAAGACCTAAAATTATTATTTCGTCGCTTGATGCGGAGCGACTTGATGCAATGATTGATGCAATGGGAAATCAAACATTCCCAGGCATGGATGAGCTGCTTACTGAATTAGATCGTGCAGATATTGTAGCGCCAGAAGAAATGCCACCCAATATTGTAACGATGAATTCAACGGTTAAATTTAAAGAAATATCTTCAGGTAAAGAGTTTGCTTTAACGCTAACTTACCCGCAGGAAAAGAATCCTAACAATGACCCTGTTGTTTCTATTCTTGCACCAGTTGGTAGTGCATTACTGGGACTTAAAGAAGGTGAAACGATAGAGTGGCCTAAGCCAGGTGGTGGGGTACTAAAAGTAGAAATATTAGAAATAATATATCAACCAGAGCGCGCTGGTGAATTCCGCAGATAG
- the cysQ gene encoding 3'(2'),5'-bisphosphate nucleotidase CysQ, which translates to MDLTQLLDIALKTSKKAGLEVSQHYLSGNYTSEINEDNSPVTSADIAANDIIMAELKRVTPDIPVISEEIGPLPLNQRKHWQRYWLLDPIDGTGEFIKGSGDFAVNIALIENGHPVIGVIHAPDHQLTYYAQRGKGAFKEGSQGRHQINVAPYDGQRKIKVAISRRQELSIMTQYLDKSFDFEYIALGSCSLKNCLIAEGGADCYLRIGPTGEWDTGASQCILEQAGGTIVDSEFLPLSYNERESVLNPDFVSLGTSDIPWQRVIIPHKARR; encoded by the coding sequence GTGGACTTAACTCAATTATTAGACATTGCATTAAAAACAAGTAAAAAAGCCGGTCTTGAAGTGTCTCAGCATTATCTTAGTGGTAATTATACCTCTGAAATTAATGAGGATAACAGCCCTGTAACTAGTGCAGATATTGCTGCTAATGATATAATCATGGCTGAGCTGAAAAGAGTTACCCCTGATATTCCAGTTATTTCAGAAGAAATAGGCCCTTTACCGTTAAACCAACGAAAACATTGGCAGCGTTATTGGTTGTTAGATCCTATCGATGGTACGGGTGAGTTTATAAAAGGTAGCGGTGACTTTGCGGTAAACATTGCATTAATAGAAAATGGTCACCCAGTTATTGGTGTTATTCATGCCCCTGATCATCAGCTCACCTATTATGCACAAAGAGGTAAAGGAGCATTTAAAGAAGGTAGCCAAGGTAGACATCAAATTAATGTGGCTCCTTATGATGGGCAGCGAAAAATTAAGGTAGCGATAAGCCGACGTCAAGAGTTAAGTATAATGACACAATATCTTGATAAGTCGTTTGATTTCGAATACATTGCTTTAGGTAGTTGCTCTCTAAAAAACTGCCTAATTGCAGAAGGTGGGGCTGATTGCTATTTACGCATTGGCCCTACAGGAGAGTGGGATACAGGTGCAAGCCAGTGTATATTAGAACAAGCAGGGGGCACTATTGTAGATAGTGAGTTTCTCCCGTTGTCATATAATGAACGCGAGAGTGTATTAAACCCAGATTTTGTTTCATTAGGTACAAGCGATATTCCATGGCAACGTGTAATAATTCCACACAAAGCTAGGCGCTAA
- the nudE gene encoding ADP compounds hydrolase NudE: MGKSTGLPQIRKRTTVASSKLFKIEQLELTFSNGVERIYERMEGSGRGSVMIVPMIDEDTILLVREYCAGTHRYELGFPKGLIDPGEAAEHAADRELKEEIGYGTNSLQLLKTVAMAPAFFSGNMNIYLAKELYSEQLEGDEPEPLEVVPWKIDNYLALLAQDDFNEARSITALMLMLDQLRG; this comes from the coding sequence ATGGGAAAATCGACGGGATTACCTCAAATCAGAAAACGTACCACCGTTGCTAGTAGTAAACTCTTTAAGATTGAGCAATTAGAGCTAACTTTCAGTAATGGGGTTGAACGGATTTATGAGCGAATGGAGGGCTCAGGCAGGGGTTCAGTAATGATAGTGCCTATGATTGATGAAGATACTATCTTATTAGTGAGAGAATACTGTGCTGGCACGCATCGATACGAATTGGGTTTTCCAAAAGGATTAATAGATCCTGGCGAGGCAGCAGAGCATGCGGCTGATAGAGAGCTAAAAGAAGAAATTGGTTACGGAACCAATTCGTTACAACTTTTAAAAACAGTTGCAATGGCACCCGCTTTTTTTTCAGGTAATATGAACATCTATTTAGCAAAAGAGTTATACAGTGAACAGCTTGAAGGTGACGAACCTGAACCATTGGAAGTTGTGCCATGGAAAATAGATAATTACTTAGCTTTATTAGCACAAGATGACTTTAATGAAGCTCGCAGCATTACGGCATTAATGTTGATGCTTGACCAATTAAGGGGATAG
- the yrfG gene encoding GMP/IMP nucleotidase — protein sequence MLDWSKITTVLLDMDGTILDLHFDNHFWLEHLPKRYSELANISVEQATEKLVSHYQRVEGTIAWYCLDYWAEQTQLPITQLKREVQHLIRLRDDAHDFLVALKQSGREVILVTNAHPDSLSLKVERTQLDQYFDQLYSTHEFGATKESQLLWQRLQQKQGFNNESTLFVDDNITILNSAKNFGIEHLLAVANPDSQQAAKKIDTYPSITDFNCLLNDIKNFKVSAQA from the coding sequence ATGCTTGATTGGTCAAAAATCACAACTGTTTTACTTGATATGGATGGCACTATATTAGATTTGCATTTTGACAATCACTTTTGGCTTGAACATTTACCTAAGCGCTATAGCGAATTAGCAAATATCAGTGTGGAGCAAGCAACAGAAAAGCTCGTTAGTCATTATCAGCGTGTTGAAGGCACTATTGCTTGGTACTGTCTTGATTACTGGGCGGAACAAACACAATTACCCATTACACAATTGAAACGAGAAGTGCAGCATTTAATTAGGCTCAGAGATGATGCTCATGATTTTTTAGTCGCACTTAAACAGTCTGGCAGAGAGGTTATTTTGGTCACTAACGCTCACCCTGATAGTCTTTCACTAAAAGTAGAGCGAACGCAATTAGATCAATACTTTGATCAGCTCTATTCAACTCATGAATTTGGTGCAACAAAAGAGTCCCAATTGTTGTGGCAAAGGCTTCAACAAAAGCAAGGTTTCAACAATGAAAGTACGCTGTTTGTTGATGATAATATTACAATTTTGAATTCTGCAAAAAACTTTGGAATTGAACACCTACTCGCTGTTGCTAACCCAGATAGTCAACAAGCAGCGAAGAAAATTGATACCTATCCGTCGATAACAGATTTTAATTGCTTATTAAACGATATAAAAAATTTCAAAGTCTCTGCTCAAGCGTAA
- a CDS encoding type II secretion system protein N, whose product MKKWLAALSAFLTVYVFFLVAFIPANFVINKVKLPDNIQLGNVSGSIWQSKIDTVLIEKTLINQVNINVNWLSTILFNPSTDITFGGSLYQGPEGHFNAKGFMSDLTISDLFVSVDANNLAQQLPLPIPVEAKNTISVTINEFVLGQPVCQQLVGNLQWSNAAITALSEQVPLGTLNAILSCVKGKAVVTLDENNDLGVSFTAQLDKGGAISGNGYLTPHNKLPKAVEQVLPFLGRQDQQGRYRLAF is encoded by the coding sequence ATGAAAAAGTGGTTGGCAGCATTGTCTGCGTTTTTAACTGTGTATGTATTTTTTTTGGTTGCATTCATACCCGCAAATTTTGTAATAAACAAGGTGAAATTGCCAGATAATATTCAACTAGGAAATGTATCTGGCAGCATTTGGCAAAGTAAAATAGATACAGTGTTAATTGAAAAAACCTTGATTAACCAAGTGAATATTAATGTTAATTGGCTATCAACTATACTGTTTAACCCCAGCACTGATATAACGTTTGGTGGTTCATTATATCAAGGCCCTGAAGGACACTTTAATGCTAAAGGTTTTATGTCAGATTTAACGATCAGCGACTTATTTGTAAGTGTTGATGCGAATAACCTTGCCCAACAATTACCGTTACCTATTCCAGTCGAAGCTAAAAATACTATCTCAGTGACGATTAACGAATTTGTACTGGGACAACCAGTTTGTCAGCAACTCGTGGGCAACTTACAGTGGTCAAATGCAGCTATAACTGCGCTATCAGAGCAAGTGCCTTTAGGCACCTTAAATGCGATTTTATCATGTGTAAAAGGCAAAGCTGTTGTTACCTTAGACGAAAACAATGACTTAGGTGTAAGTTTTACTGCTCAATTAGATAAAGGTGGTGCTATTTCAGGAAATGGCTATTTAACACCGCATAATAAGTTACCCAAAGCAGTTGAACAGGTGCTACCGTTTTTGGGTAGGCAAGATCAACAAGGCCGTTATCGACTTGCCTTTTAA
- the gspM gene encoding type II secretion system protein GspM codes for MKAWWLGLNTREQRLVGALGGIVVIFLFYSLVWQPLNKKIINAEKRVARQHELLVWVKQEVARYQANGGNSKQPRNNASLSSIVNQAASRSGISITRIQPQGDDLQIWIDNIAFNSLLQWLAQLSEKHGLTIKNIDLDATDIDGEVRVRRLQLGNN; via the coding sequence GGTGGTTAGGCTTAAACACTAGAGAGCAGCGTTTAGTAGGGGCGCTTGGTGGTATTGTTGTTATCTTTTTATTTTATAGCCTTGTATGGCAACCGCTAAATAAAAAAATCATCAACGCTGAGAAGCGGGTTGCGCGCCAACATGAATTATTGGTCTGGGTTAAACAAGAAGTCGCTCGCTATCAAGCAAATGGTGGCAATAGTAAACAACCTCGTAATAATGCAAGTTTATCAAGTATTGTTAATCAAGCTGCTAGTCGAAGTGGCATATCAATTACTCGGATTCAGCCACAAGGTGATGACTTACAAATTTGGATAGATAATATTGCCTTTAATTCGTTATTACAATGGCTTGCTCAGTTATCGGAGAAACACGGATTAACAATTAAGAATATAGATTTAGATGCAACGGATATAGACGGGGAAGTCCGCGTTCGACGCCTACAGTTAGGAAATAATTAA